DNA from Kogia breviceps isolate mKogBre1 chromosome 3, mKogBre1 haplotype 1, whole genome shotgun sequence:
agaagaaaatatttaaaatatattttctgttgaCATTTTTGGGTGGTAAAGtatctttaatatttaaagaatagtACATATTCTTTGCCTTTTGGAGCTCAGTCTATGCAGCCATACTtcatagtatatatactatataaggaaaatttcccattttatttctgcACCATTACAttcatttacaaaatataatttctcCTGTCTGTATTCTTTCTAAATGGGTCAGTAAGATTATAAAGCAGGATACTGGTTTGGGGGAGATAAGAAgtgaggcttttaaaaataggCTGTGTTCAATGGGATTCTTAAGACAAACACAGAACACAACAAAGCACCAGCTATGTACATTTATTTGGTGGTAAGCATCTTACAAATATGGGCTATCTGTCAAGCAATATTCAGCCAGTGTCCCAAACTGGCTGTTAGGGCATAGGTACAGAATGTATGCTAAATATGGTAATACaaaaattcaaacccaggttgcagctgaaatgaaaatattgaatattgaatGAATTGCCATTCATTTCCATAGCGGATTAGAAGTATTAACATCTTCTTTAAGCTGAACATAGTGTCATATACACATTATGATTACAACAGAAGCGTTAAACAATTTGGATGAAACCCTACTAAAACAGTCAAACTTCAGGAAATGAGTTCTATGTTTCCCAAAAGCTATTTAAAGAAAGGTTTAAAGTATCTTCCTGAATACTGCACATGAGAGCTAGAGGTGAGAATTTGGGGGGTGTCTCAACTCCTTCCAGTAGAGAGGTGCTATTCCCCACCTCCAAACACTAGCTTAAGAGTGGACTTAATAATTGAGAAAAGGAAAGTTTACAAGGGAGATTTCTCATATCACCCAAAAGCGCGCAAACATCTTAACATTTCCTGCCCACAGACACAGATCTTGTATTTCCCACCCACCCGACGTAAGTTTGGCACCAATCACATAACTTAATTCACAGAATATACAATGCAAGATATCTGACCCTATTGAGACAGAAACTACACAGGCGCCTGCGatgacaagaggaagaagaggaaaaaaaaaaaaaaaaaactaccacttTTGGTAGCTAGGAATCCTTTGTAGATAGAGACATGCACGCATTCACTGCGACTTTCCATAGGAATTACAAGTCATATAGGATTCATTGGGGTCTCCAGAGTTTGGTGGGAGCAGGGGGAATCCTATTTTCGTGGGGAAAGTGAGAAGGATTTAAAGCTGATCATTCTTGACCGAGAACGGTTATACCATATACATACCTGCTCTAGAGAGGGATTTTACATTTCGCTGCCCGCTCCTCTGGCGGCACATTGACTACTGGGAGttttaggagagaaaataaaggaaggaaagagggtaaACTTGCAAGTTGAAGAAAGCCCCACAGAAATTCCCATGATCTGTTTGCTCCAAGGCCACCCTCAATCCTCTTCGTCTTTCGCCCTCAACAGCCCGGCCGCAATGGCATCTGCAGCAGCAGTACCTGCCGACTTTCTGAGGGGTGGCACTTATTGATGTGCCGGGTCAGGCCTGGGGAGCTAAAAAAAGTGGACGGGCAGTGCTTGCACGAGAAAATTTGCTGAGCACTCCCGTCGGACTCCCCTCCTGGGCCCGGTGCTTCAGGAGGCGCCCCGGCCAGAGCGGGCAGGAGCAGCTCCTCGCGGACCGCATGCCACAGCCGGTGCTTGTCCCTGATGTCTGCCGACGGGAAGTGCGCCCCGCACAGCGGGCAAGCGAAGGCGAGTGGGGCGGCGCGTTCGGAGCCAAAGCCCGGGGCAAGCGCGCGGGCCGAGCCCGCCTCGTGAGTGGCCAGGTGCTTGCGCAGATAGGCTTGGCGACGGAACTTTTTGTGGCAATATGGGCACACGAAGATCTCGGGTCCCCCGGCAGCACTGACCCCGCCCGGCTCAGGCACCCGGCGCCCCAACACTCCCGCCGTATAGGGGACCTGAGGCAGCGAAGGCTCGGGGTGGGACAACACCTGGAGGCCTTGTGATGAGGCGCTGTCCCGGTGCTGCTCCGCCCCGGAGCTGTCCCCGGCCTGCGGGTGCTGATCCGCAGTTCTCTCTGCCCGGCTGTTCTCCTTCCCCTCCGCCAGGAAAGATGCAACAGCCCCGGAATCCGGGGAGGACGAGGTCGACGAAGCGGGCAGCTTCCCGTCGGCTGAGGAGACTGTGGCGGCATTGGCCGCTGCGGGACGCGGCTTGTGCCAGCGGCGATGGGAGGCGAGGTTCGCAGGGCAGCTGAAGACCTTGTCGCACTCGGGACAGCGGTACTCGACGCGCACGATGCGGGAGCAACGGTGCTGAGCCAGCGCGAAGGGGTCTGCGTACTGCTCCTTGCACAGCTGGCAGATGAACTCCCCCAGAGGCGTGCGGCTGCCCCCCAGGCCCCGGGACAGCGCTCCGGGCTCCTCCTCCTTGATCTTCAGGCCCAGCACAGGGGATGTGGTGACTTCATCGGCGAAGCTCAACTTCCTCATGGCTTTTGGCTTCTTGACTCCGGCGGCCGCGGGCCCAGACGTGCAGCCCGGAAGTGCCTTGGCGCAGCGCTCGCCGCTGGTGGCCCGCTTCAGGCCGTGCAGGGAGGCCGAGAGAGGCGCGGGGTCCGGGAACGGTG
Protein-coding regions in this window:
- the INSM2 gene encoding insulinoma-associated protein 2, which encodes MPRGFLVKRTKRTGGSYRVRLAQRVLPLLGPQGAPPFPEEASSAPQPCAERTGPPTPEEEAARELSGSSCRAAGVSPGVGGREGAEWRADGREGPGASPSPTKPAGAELRRAFLERCLSSPVSAESFPGGTATVAAFSCSVAPAAAPTSREQFLLPLRAPFPDPAPLSASLHGLKRATSGERCAKALPGCTSGPAAAGVKKPKAMRKLSFADEVTTSPVLGLKIKEEEPGALSRGLGGSRTPLGEFICQLCKEQYADPFALAQHRCSRIVRVEYRCPECDKVFSCPANLASHRRWHKPRPAAANAATVSSADGKLPASSTSSSPDSGAVASFLAEGKENSRAERTADQHPQAGDSSGAEQHRDSASSQGLQVLSHPEPSLPQVPYTAGVLGRRVPEPGGVSAAGGPEIFVCPYCHKKFRRQAYLRKHLATHEAGSARALAPGFGSERAAPLAFACPLCGAHFPSADIRDKHRLWHAVREELLLPALAGAPPEAPGPGGESDGSAQQIFSCKHCPSTFFSSPGLTRHINKCHPSESRQVLLLQMPLRPGC